The Synechocystis sp. PCC 7509 genome includes a window with the following:
- a CDS encoding TIGR04168 family protein, which translates to MTSQRTHEQKDNIFSSKSIKIAVVGDIHDRWETADEIALQHLGVDLVLFVGDFGNESVQVVREIAAVKLPKAAVFGNHDAWYSASDWGKQKCPYDRQKEDWVQDQIDLLKEIHVGYGKLDFPDLKLTVVGSRPFSWGGEVWKNAEFYKERFGVTSFAESTAKIVAAAETAAYETIIFLGHNGPVGLGSNADDPCGKDWQPLGGDYGDPDLTEAIAQVRKLGKTIPLVTFGHMHHDLRYTKQQLRKTFLVSPEGTMYLNAARVPRIITTPQRDVLRNFSLVYLQAGVVTQASLVWVGKDFTVVSEEIVYQQPNQVVQPVRS; encoded by the coding sequence ATGACCAGCCAGAGAACGCACGAACAAAAAGATAATATTTTCTCTAGCAAATCGATTAAAATCGCTGTTGTCGGAGACATACACGATCGCTGGGAAACCGCCGACGAAATCGCCCTTCAGCATTTGGGTGTAGATTTAGTATTATTTGTGGGAGATTTTGGCAACGAATCGGTACAGGTAGTACGAGAAATTGCCGCAGTAAAGCTGCCTAAAGCCGCAGTATTTGGCAATCATGACGCATGGTACAGCGCTTCAGACTGGGGTAAACAAAAATGCCCCTACGATCGCCAAAAAGAAGATTGGGTTCAAGACCAGATAGATTTATTAAAAGAAATTCATGTAGGTTATGGTAAGCTCGATTTTCCTGACTTAAAACTCACTGTAGTTGGTAGCCGTCCGTTTAGCTGGGGTGGAGAAGTTTGGAAAAATGCCGAATTTTACAAAGAAAGGTTTGGAGTTACAAGTTTTGCCGAGTCTACAGCCAAAATAGTAGCCGCCGCCGAAACCGCAGCTTATGAAACAATAATATTTCTTGGTCATAATGGGCCCGTAGGTTTAGGAAGTAACGCCGATGATCCCTGTGGGAAAGATTGGCAACCTCTAGGCGGCGATTATGGCGATCCTGATTTGACAGAAGCGATCGCTCAAGTGCGAAAATTAGGTAAAACTATTCCTTTAGTTACCTTCGGTCATATGCACCACGATCTAAGGTATACAAAACAACAGTTAAGAAAGACGTTTTTAGTCAGTCCTGAAGGAACAATGTATCTAAATGCGGCGCGCGTTCCCCGAATTATCACAACTCCTCAAAGGGACGTGCTGCGAAACTTCTCTTTAGTATATTTACAAGCTGGAGTAGTTACTCAAGCCTCTCTAGTTTGGGTAGGCAAGGATTTTACAGTGGTATCAGAAGAAATTGTTTATCAGCAACCAAATCAAGTAGTGCAGCCAGTGCGATCGTAA
- the nadA gene encoding quinolinate synthase NadA, translating into MFTTALAQKSPANELPIDLFAAISDLKKELNAVILAHYYQEPDIQDVADYIGDSLGLSRQAASTNADVIVFAGVHFMAETAKILNPNKLVLLPDLDAGCSLADSCPPQEFAAFKAANPDHLVISYINCTAEIKVMSDIICTSSNAVQIVKQIPETQPIIFAPDRNLGRYVMEQTGRDLLLWQGSCIVHETFSERKLVELKIAHPEAEIIAHPECETSVLRHANYIGSTTALLKYCTKSSAKAFIVATEPGIIHQMQKDAPGKHFIPAPPINNCACNECPYMRLNTLEKLYLAMKNRTPEITMSEEVRLAALKPMQRMLEMSK; encoded by the coding sequence GTGTTTACAACTGCCCTTGCTCAAAAAAGTCCCGCTAATGAGTTACCTATAGATTTATTTGCAGCAATTTCCGATCTTAAAAAAGAGTTAAATGCTGTAATTTTAGCTCACTACTACCAAGAACCGGATATTCAAGATGTCGCCGATTATATTGGCGATTCTTTAGGACTTTCCAGACAAGCCGCTAGTACAAATGCCGATGTAATTGTCTTTGCTGGCGTTCATTTTATGGCAGAGACGGCAAAAATTCTCAATCCCAATAAATTAGTATTATTACCAGACTTAGATGCTGGCTGTTCGTTGGCTGATAGTTGTCCGCCGCAAGAGTTTGCCGCTTTTAAAGCTGCTAACCCGGATCATTTAGTCATTTCCTACATTAACTGCACTGCCGAAATTAAGGTGATGAGCGATATTATTTGCACAAGTTCTAACGCTGTGCAAATTGTCAAGCAAATTCCCGAAACTCAGCCGATTATTTTTGCACCCGATCGCAATTTGGGACGTTACGTGATGGAACAAACCGGGCGAGACTTGCTACTGTGGCAAGGTAGCTGTATTGTTCACGAAACTTTTTCCGAACGAAAGCTAGTTGAATTAAAAATTGCTCATCCCGAAGCGGAAATAATTGCTCATCCCGAATGCGAGACAAGCGTACTGCGCCACGCTAACTATATAGGTTCTACTACAGCTTTACTCAAATACTGTACAAAATCCTCGGCAAAAGCCTTTATCGTTGCCACCGAACCGGGGATTATTCACCAAATGCAAAAAGACGCTCCCGGCAAGCACTTTATCCCTGCACCCCCGATAAATAACTGTGCTTGTAATGAATGCCCATATATGCGGCTAAATACTTTAGAAAAGCTGTATTTAGCGATGAAAAACCGCACGCCAGAAATAACTATGTCTGAGGAAGTTAGATTAGCAGCACTCAAGCCTATGCAACGAATGCTAGAAATGAGCAAGTAA
- the rpmI gene encoding 50S ribosomal protein L35, with the protein MPKLKTRKAASKRFRATGTGKIVRRKAGKNHLLQHKSSDKKRRFSQMAVVDESDAKNVHLMLPYL; encoded by the coding sequence ATGCCTAAACTAAAAACTCGCAAAGCCGCCTCCAAGCGCTTTCGCGCTACTGGTACTGGTAAAATTGTCCGCCGCAAAGCTGGCAAAAACCACTTACTTCAACACAAATCGTCAGACAAAAAGCGTCGCTTCTCTCAAATGGCAGTAGTAGACGAAAGCGACGCTAAAAATGTCCATTTAATGCTGCCATATTTGTAA
- the rplT gene encoding 50S ribosomal protein L20 produces MTRVKRGNVARKRRKKILKLAKGFRGSHSTLFRTANQQVMKALRSAYRDRKKRKRDFRRLWIVRINAAARLHGVSYSQLMGNLKKANIGINRKMLAQMAILDPTGFSKVAEMASQVK; encoded by the coding sequence ATGACACGGGTAAAACGCGGTAATGTAGCCCGCAAACGCCGCAAGAAAATTCTTAAACTAGCTAAAGGATTTCGCGGTTCTCACTCTACGCTGTTTAGGACGGCAAACCAACAGGTAATGAAAGCCTTGCGGAGTGCTTATCGCGATCGCAAAAAACGCAAGCGTGATTTTCGCCGTCTATGGATTGTCCGTATCAACGCCGCCGCCAGACTTCATGGAGTTAGCTACAGCCAACTGATGGGCAATTTGAAAAAGGCTAATATTGGTATCAACCGTAAAATGCTGGCACAAATGGCAATACTAGATCCCACAGGTTTTAGCAAAGTTGCCGAAATGGCAAGCCAAGTTAAGTAG
- a CDS encoding transporter substrate-binding domain-containing protein, which translates to MQLKGKRIVIFLIAFYCGFLSFCGACSAAELKEIQRRGYLTVAVKDNLRPLGFRDGQENLQGLEIDLARRLAQDLLGKPESVKLQPTENNLRLSAVLEDKVDIAIADYTATESRARLVSFSLPYYFDGTALITKDAAIQKLSDVVRGKIAVINGSSTIASIRYLLPQVQLVGVDSYQAGKKLLEANGAVAFAGDASVLTGWKQQNEQYRLLPSLIGAEPLAVVMPKGLQYDELRRQVNYAIARYVSEGWLEERVNYWGLPNSISRLRSGKMEQDVN; encoded by the coding sequence ATGCAGCTAAAAGGCAAAAGGATAGTTATATTCCTGATTGCTTTTTACTGCGGTTTTTTGAGTTTTTGCGGTGCTTGTAGCGCCGCCGAACTTAAAGAAATTCAACGCCGAGGCTACCTAACGGTGGCTGTAAAAGATAATTTGCGTCCTTTGGGCTTTCGAGATGGTCAGGAGAATTTGCAAGGCTTAGAGATTGATTTAGCTAGGCGTTTGGCACAAGATTTGTTAGGCAAGCCAGAATCTGTAAAGTTGCAACCAACAGAAAATAATTTGCGGCTTTCGGCAGTTTTAGAAGATAAAGTAGATATTGCGATCGCAGATTATACCGCTACCGAGTCTCGCGCCCGATTGGTCAGCTTTAGTTTGCCTTACTATTTTGACGGTACAGCTTTAATTACCAAAGATGCCGCCATCCAAAAATTAAGCGATGTGGTTAGAGGCAAAATTGCAGTTATTAATGGTTCTAGTACCATAGCCAGCATCCGTTACTTGTTACCACAAGTGCAGTTAGTGGGTGTTGATAGCTATCAAGCTGGGAAAAAACTATTAGAAGCCAACGGTGCAGTAGCTTTTGCGGGGGATGCCAGCGTGTTGACGGGCTGGAAGCAGCAAAACGAGCAATATAGACTTTTACCTAGTTTAATTGGCGCAGAACCCCTTGCTGTAGTCATGCCGAAAGGATTGCAGTACGATGAGTTACGCAGACAAGTTAACTATGCGATCGCTCGTTATGTATCTGAAGGTTGGCTAGAAGAGAGAGTTAATTATTGGGGTTTACCTAATTCTATTTCTAGATTAAGAAGTGGCAAGATGGAACAAGACGTAAACTGA
- a CDS encoding tetratricopeptide repeat protein has protein sequence MDNLPVVYLSILLIVLLGSGVFVFRQVLKTRKTENALGRLQKKLSKDKGTVQECYELGSIYLEKKLYSQAIALFQKAIKAAEQETEENIAPIYNGLGYAAFSQEQYDLAIRHYKEALKENPDYIFALNNLGHAYEKKSLMTPALETYEQVLKSEPNNTTAKRRAESIRKRLVTS, from the coding sequence ATGGATAATTTACCAGTTGTATATCTTTCAATTTTATTAATTGTGCTGCTAGGTAGTGGTGTATTTGTGTTTCGCCAGGTGTTGAAAACCCGCAAAACCGAAAATGCCCTAGGAAGACTACAGAAAAAACTTAGTAAAGATAAGGGGACGGTTCAAGAGTGTTACGAGTTGGGCAGTATATATCTAGAGAAGAAATTGTACTCCCAGGCGATCGCCCTATTTCAAAAAGCTATCAAAGCCGCCGAACAAGAAACTGAGGAAAATATCGCCCCAATTTATAACGGTTTGGGCTATGCGGCTTTTTCTCAAGAACAGTACGACTTAGCAATTCGTCACTACAAGGAAGCTTTGAAGGAAAACCCAGATTACATTTTTGCTCTCAATAACTTAGGTCATGCTTACGAAAAGAAAAGTTTAATGACTCCAGCATTGGAAACTTACGAGCAAGTATTAAAGTCTGAGCCAAATAATACCACTGCCAAACGTCGCGCTGAATCCATCCGCAAACGATTAGTTACCTCTTAA
- a CDS encoding photosystem II protein Y, translated as MDIDFRVAIVLLPLIAAASWAVFNIAPAAIRQIQGFLEK; from the coding sequence ATGGATATTGATTTTCGCGTAGCCATAGTTTTATTACCACTAATTGCCGCCGCAAGTTGGGCAGTTTTCAATATTGCGCCCGCAGCTATTAGACAAATTCAAGGCTTTTTAGAGAAATAA
- a CDS encoding gamma carbonic anhydrase family protein, with protein MSYFPAPDLSLAAFVAANAVVIGKVKIATGASIWYGAVVRGDVERIEIGECTNIQDGAILHGDPGKPTILEDFVTVGHRAVIHSAYIERGCLIGIGAIILDGVRVGTGSIIGAGSVVTKDVPPFSLVVGVPGKPIKENSPQTVAELIEHAERYKKLALVHAGKGTDMGFTVTTD; from the coding sequence ATGTCTTACTTCCCCGCGCCCGATCTTTCTCTAGCTGCTTTTGTTGCGGCTAATGCTGTGGTTATTGGTAAAGTTAAAATAGCTACCGGGGCGAGTATTTGGTATGGCGCAGTAGTTCGCGGCGATGTAGAGCGAATTGAAATTGGGGAATGTACTAATATTCAAGATGGGGCAATTTTGCATGGAGATCCTGGCAAGCCAACCATTCTAGAGGATTTTGTTACTGTTGGACATCGGGCGGTAATTCACAGCGCTTATATCGAACGAGGTTGTTTAATTGGAATTGGGGCGATAATTTTGGACGGTGTGCGAGTCGGTACGGGTAGTATTATTGGTGCGGGATCGGTTGTAACTAAAGATGTCCCGCCTTTTTCGTTAGTTGTCGGCGTACCGGGAAAACCGATTAAAGAAAATTCTCCCCAAACTGTCGCCGAACTTATAGAACACGCAGAGCGTTACAAAAAGTTAGCTTTAGTTCACGCTGGCAAGGGTACAGATATGGGTTTTACAGTGACAACAGATTAA
- a CDS encoding TIGR02652 family protein — MINSSLQYPIFGPEIQCPHCRQTVPALTLTDTYLCTRHGAFEADPKTGELVHLQSGRHWKQWGDEWYRQHTHPDGIRFEIHEALDRLYTQGFRATKVIIAWRYQELISGYLERSTPWRGQSDQFPKLYGLPVDFSPNPEADARWEVINFDLEKEPGVPVRYPYFRLFE, encoded by the coding sequence ATGATCAACTCAAGCTTACAATATCCAATTTTTGGCCCAGAAATTCAGTGTCCCCATTGTCGCCAAACCGTCCCGGCGCTGACACTAACAGATACTTATTTATGTACTCGTCATGGTGCTTTTGAAGCTGACCCCAAAACCGGGGAATTAGTACACCTCCAATCTGGTCGTCATTGGAAACAATGGGGCGATGAGTGGTATAGACAACATACCCATCCTGACGGGATCAGATTTGAAATTCATGAAGCTTTAGATCGACTTTATACTCAAGGCTTCCGCGCGACAAAAGTAATTATTGCTTGGCGTTATCAAGAATTAATTAGCGGCTATTTAGAACGTAGCACCCCTTGGCGGGGACAATCAGACCAGTTTCCCAAACTTTACGGATTACCTGTAGATTTTAGTCCCAATCCCGAAGCAGATGCGCGTTGGGAAGTAATTAATTTTGACCTAGAAAAAGAGCCTGGTGTTCCAGTACGTTATCCTTATTTTCGCTTGTTTGAGTAA
- a CDS encoding VOC family protein, with the protein MHHVSIRTGNIHKAIAFYELLGFTVGDRFTTGYTLACWMEGLQGRIELIQIPQPHPAPDAFNDEHYVGYYHLSFDLTETAPDLTDWLNSLQQRFAKAHQEQPEQYSPLKILLPPEQQQIGNSIYEVAFIADIDNLPLEFIRKLN; encoded by the coding sequence ATGCACCACGTTTCTATTCGTACTGGAAATATTCATAAAGCGATCGCATTCTACGAATTACTAGGCTTTACTGTAGGCGATCGCTTTACAACTGGCTACACTCTAGCTTGTTGGATGGAAGGCTTGCAGGGACGTATTGAATTGATCCAAATTCCTCAACCTCACCCTGCCCCTGATGCTTTTAACGATGAGCATTATGTTGGTTATTATCATTTGTCTTTTGACTTAACCGAGACTGCACCAGACTTGACCGATTGGTTAAACTCTTTGCAACAGCGTTTTGCTAAAGCGCACCAAGAACAGCCAGAACAATATTCGCCGTTAAAGATACTATTACCGCCAGAACAGCAGCAAATCGGCAATTCTATCTATGAAGTTGCCTTTATTGCCGATATTGATAACTTACCTTTAGAATTTATCCGCAAATTGAATTGA
- a CDS encoding energy-coupling factor ABC transporter permease: MLTTVTGSLLSSTFLDWTITPHLALHIPDGFLNLPVILVTSLAALGLIALALNRVQAEYQEKAVPLMGVCAAFVFAAQMINFPIPGGTSGHLLGGTLAGAVLGPWAGSLVMTVVFIVQSVMFQDGGLTVLGANIFNMGLVGTFGGYYLYKVIRLAIGRNKLSGLVVGSAVASWTSVVAAAAIAALQLAISGTVPLSVALTAMASWHVIIGIGEALITVVALSSIWRTRPDLFYDPPRRTRVTASRPVSRY, encoded by the coding sequence TTGTTAACTACAGTTACAGGCAGTTTATTGTCTTCAACCTTTTTGGATTGGACAATTACGCCGCATTTAGCCTTACACATTCCTGATGGGTTTTTAAACTTACCTGTGATCCTTGTCACCTCCTTGGCAGCGCTAGGGTTAATTGCTTTAGCTCTAAATCGAGTACAGGCAGAATATCAGGAAAAAGCTGTACCTTTGATGGGAGTTTGTGCAGCGTTTGTATTTGCGGCACAAATGATTAATTTTCCCATTCCCGGCGGTACTTCCGGTCACTTACTCGGTGGAACTTTAGCAGGTGCTGTGTTAGGCCCTTGGGCTGGTTCTTTGGTGATGACAGTAGTGTTTATCGTCCAAAGCGTGATGTTTCAAGATGGCGGCTTGACAGTTTTGGGAGCAAATATTTTTAATATGGGCTTGGTGGGTACGTTTGGCGGCTATTACCTCTACAAAGTAATTAGACTTGCCATTGGGAGAAATAAACTATCGGGCTTAGTCGTAGGATCTGCTGTAGCATCCTGGACGAGCGTTGTCGCGGCGGCAGCGATCGCAGCACTACAATTAGCCATTTCTGGTACTGTACCCTTGTCTGTAGCTTTAACAGCTATGGCTTCTTGGCACGTAATTATTGGGATTGGCGAAGCACTAATTACTGTAGTTGCCCTATCTTCTATTTGGCGGACTCGACCAGATTTATTTTACGATCCCCCCCGCAGAACTAGGGTTACAGCCTCTCGTCCAGTTTCTAGGTATTAA
- a CDS encoding PDGLE domain-containing protein codes for MNNNNVRSRNLGFTIAGLGVALLIAIFLSPLASQNPDGLDRVAQDLKFEDKALEDTLARKTPFAQIFDEYAFIGVPESVATPIAGLVGTLAVFGLAWGIGKIAVRGSSPKNEQLPYSDDSDSQRH; via the coding sequence ATGAATAATAATAATGTGCGATCGCGCAATCTTGGCTTTACCATTGCAGGCTTAGGGGTTGCTCTCCTAATTGCTATATTTCTTTCTCCTTTAGCTAGTCAAAACCCTGATGGTTTAGATAGAGTTGCCCAAGACTTGAAGTTTGAAGATAAAGCTTTAGAAGATACACTGGCTCGTAAAACGCCTTTTGCTCAGATATTTGATGAATATGCATTTATTGGCGTACCAGAAAGCGTTGCGACTCCAATAGCCGGATTAGTAGGAACTTTAGCAGTGTTTGGTTTAGCTTGGGGAATTGGCAAAATTGCTGTGCGGGGTTCATCTCCAAAAAACGAGCAGTTGCCTTACTCCGACGATTCAGACTCGCAAAGGCACTAA
- the cbiQ gene encoding cobalt ECF transporter T component CbiQ, which produces MLLHVGAFKLDIDSKHRTPWHAIAPRTRLLCALLFVFAVVLTPNGHWQTWAVYGLGLLSLILLSRITIAVLLKRLVVEFAFVGVVLIGTLFREGGQVIWSWGILKITTVGLTILASVSIKAMLSLTILNLLTLTTSIPAILNGMKELRIPPLLVATLASMYRYIGVLIAEFEAMRRAALSRNLMNSNRSIRLVVGNTIGALFIRTYERGNRIHQAMLSRGYQGIPPMEEIAPGGKKDIVALTLTLLLALLGQVIYLRT; this is translated from the coding sequence ATGCTGTTACACGTTGGCGCTTTTAAGCTAGATATCGATAGCAAACATCGTACACCTTGGCACGCGATCGCCCCTCGTACCCGCTTGCTGTGCGCCTTACTATTTGTATTTGCTGTAGTTTTGACACCTAACGGACATTGGCAAACTTGGGCAGTTTATGGGTTAGGTTTATTGAGTTTAATTTTGCTTAGTCGCATTACTATTGCCGTACTGTTGAAGCGTTTGGTAGTAGAATTTGCCTTTGTGGGTGTAGTGCTGATTGGTACGTTATTTCGGGAAGGAGGACAAGTAATTTGGTCTTGGGGAATATTAAAAATTACCACCGTAGGACTAACTATTTTGGCAAGCGTCAGCATCAAGGCAATGCTGTCGTTAACAATATTAAATCTACTAACGCTGACAACTTCTATCCCCGCAATCTTGAACGGGATGAAAGAATTACGCATTCCGCCCTTACTGGTGGCAACTTTAGCCTCCATGTACCGCTACATTGGCGTGTTGATTGCCGAGTTTGAGGCGATGCGACGGGCTGCATTGTCACGCAACTTGATGAATAGCAATCGTTCTATCCGTTTAGTAGTGGGTAATACTATTGGAGCGTTATTTATTCGCACCTACGAGCGCGGAAATCGCATACATCAGGCGATGCTGTCACGAGGTTATCAAGGAATCCCACCAATGGAAGAAATAGCCCCAGGTGGAAAAAAAGACATTGTAGCCTTGACTTTAACTTTGCTACTGGCACTGCTAGGGCAGGTCATTTACTTGCGAACATAA
- a CDS encoding energy-coupling factor ABC transporter ATP-binding protein, producing the protein MHHNPIAIQNLSYVYPDGTQALQGINLSIAAGERVALIGANGSGKSTLQLHLNGIILPQEGEVIIGEWSVKTENLRSIRNFVGLVFQNPDNQLFMPTVWEDVAFGPMNLGLRGTELKKRVFGAMHAVDIDPEWYGQRCTENLSGGEKKRIAIAGVLAMQPQILVFDEPSAQLDPRSRRQLIELLQTLPLTQLIATHDLDLALEICDRTVVLSQGKVVFDGETVQVMSDPDFLHQHALESPLSYSRPYCLLEHSPVKKSYSLS; encoded by the coding sequence ATGCACCATAATCCGATCGCAATTCAAAACCTTAGCTATGTTTACCCCGATGGAACGCAAGCACTACAAGGAATTAATTTATCTATTGCTGCTGGCGAACGAGTAGCATTAATTGGGGCTAATGGTTCGGGAAAATCTACCTTACAATTGCATCTCAACGGGATAATTTTGCCTCAAGAAGGAGAAGTAATTATTGGTGAGTGGTCAGTAAAAACAGAAAACTTGCGCTCTATTCGTAATTTTGTGGGTTTGGTGTTTCAAAACCCCGATAATCAGCTATTTATGCCTACAGTTTGGGAAGATGTGGCTTTTGGTCCTATGAATTTAGGCTTGCGCGGTACAGAACTAAAAAAGCGAGTATTTGGCGCTATGCACGCCGTAGATATCGATCCTGAATGGTATGGACAAAGATGTACAGAAAACTTGTCTGGGGGGGAGAAAAAACGTATTGCGATCGCCGGGGTACTAGCAATGCAGCCGCAAATCTTGGTATTTGACGAACCATCGGCGCAGTTAGATCCGCGATCGCGTCGTCAACTAATTGAATTATTGCAAACATTGCCTTTAACACAGTTAATTGCTACTCATGATTTGGATTTAGCCTTAGAAATATGCGATCGCACAGTGGTACTCAGTCAAGGAAAAGTAGTATTTGATGGCGAAACAGTGCAAGTAATGAGCGATCCTGATTTTCTCCATCAACACGCTTTAGAATCGCCTCTTAGTTACAGTCGCCCTTATTGTTTGTTGGAACATTCCCCAGTTAAGAAGTCTTACTCTTTGAGTTAG
- a CDS encoding AbrB-like transcriptional regulator, which translates to MDKLLSDTPHFDNLLLEKTISYAQKIGWQQVPHPNQNIILFQRSTDELDRPVQLILPSSATFWDSSILLDKAIKLLAASEDTSSQETIAAIQSENNFIEAIKSASNPSKAKSLIQKIIEAVRSASYPSKVESLVQKNINFFYLSKQEFPRLFSNSSAMKAVEINQKIREKRTRQAPYRGRVDKHGNIIISARYTQAIRLKPGDEFEVKLSSKQILLSRRKNLGIQAPYRGRVDKRGQITISAKYTQIMGLKPGDEFEVKLSSKQILLCHLERTGNKQPINQSDRT; encoded by the coding sequence ATGGATAAATTACTGTCTGATACTCCTCATTTTGACAACTTATTGTTGGAAAAGACTATATCTTATGCACAAAAAATTGGATGGCAGCAAGTTCCTCATCCAAATCAGAACATAATACTGTTTCAACGTTCAACTGACGAGCTAGATAGACCAGTCCAGCTAATTCTGCCTAGTTCTGCTACTTTTTGGGATAGTTCAATATTATTAGATAAAGCAATTAAATTATTAGCTGCGAGCGAAGATACATCATCGCAGGAAACTATAGCGGCGATTCAATCAGAAAATAATTTTATTGAAGCAATAAAATCAGCTTCTAATCCTTCAAAAGCAAAATCTCTAATCCAAAAGATTATTGAAGCAGTAAGATCAGCTTCTTATCCTTCAAAAGTAGAATCTCTAGTTCAAAAAAATATTAACTTTTTTTACTTATCAAAACAAGAATTTCCAAGGCTATTTAGTAATTCTTCTGCTATGAAGGCTGTGGAGATAAATCAGAAAATAAGAGAAAAGCGCACTCGGCAAGCACCGTATCGCGGTAGGGTGGATAAACACGGTAACATTATAATCAGTGCCAGGTATACTCAGGCAATAAGGCTAAAGCCTGGTGATGAATTTGAAGTCAAACTTAGTTCTAAGCAAATTCTCTTGTCTCGTCGAAAAAATCTCGGTATACAAGCACCGTATCGCGGTAGGGTAGATAAACGCGGTCAAATTACAATCAGTGCCAAGTACACTCAGATAATGGGGCTAAAGCCTGGTGATGAATTTGAAGTCAAACTTAGTTCCAAACAAATTCTTCTGTGTCATCTTGAAAGGACAGGAAATAAGCAACCTATTAATCAAAGCGATCGCACTTAA
- a CDS encoding DUF4365 domain-containing protein: MITEQHIEEGLSRACVQAIAAKSGLIISRTEFDYGIDGTFSEVSIINGRHCQSGFSLHYQLKASIQWQQKEDKIIYNLEAKTYNDLIQMGANGAVPCILILLTLPKNREQWLECVETKVTIGGGCYWYYPTGLRTSNKVGKTIYIPQQNLLTPESAIALLNKVKTGEF, from the coding sequence GTGATCACAGAGCAGCACATTGAAGAAGGATTGAGTCGTGCTTGCGTCCAAGCAATTGCCGCAAAGTCTGGCTTAATCATATCAAGAACCGAATTTGATTATGGTATTGACGGTACTTTTAGTGAGGTTAGTATTATTAATGGAAGACATTGCCAGTCAGGTTTTTCATTGCACTATCAACTCAAGGCATCAATCCAGTGGCAACAAAAAGAAGATAAAATTATCTATAACCTAGAAGCAAAAACCTACAACGATCTAATTCAGATGGGCGCAAACGGTGCTGTACCTTGTATTCTAATTCTTTTAACTTTACCCAAAAACCGAGAGCAATGGTTGGAGTGTGTGGAAACAAAAGTCACAATAGGAGGAGGATGCTACTGGTATTATCCCACTGGCTTGCGTACATCAAATAAGGTAGGGAAAACGATTTATATCCCTCAACAGAATCTGCTAACACCAGAATCAGCGATCGCCTTACTCAATAAAGTTAAAACAGGAGAGTTTTAG